One genomic window of Halobellus limi includes the following:
- a CDS encoding transglutaminase TgpA family protein, translating into MSSIPGGRSRRVDGERGLAFVGLTALTGAYASVLWRVTDVVGGSPEFAAVVVASIALAALVGRYVGVRVALGVTSGLLFLGLLTYLFALPQSQVALLTPERVVNDTLALLTGLSILRLVGAGVWAIAVVPGPVFLSWYLAVRRRYVSAVVAGSLALALVVLTGDADAVATVVGVLGATTTVAASTFERHGGGLAQADVLTALLAAMIVVSATFSVVPGAAGSPLLPDRGAPTVEASIVESRDNVDIVGSIRLSPDVRFTVESPRSEYWQTAAYDRYTGDGWVRTGNTRPYDGRLSGPPGSTRELEQTVTAEAPLSILPAAWKPVDVGGAVASETVVTPQGGIRPETTLQAGENYTVTSRVPNSTSERLRAAGTDYPDRVSSSYLQLPESTTDRVRERAETVAGEEETPYDKAVAIESYLEENKEYSLSVPRPTGDVADAFLFEMDAGYCTYYATTMVVMLRSQGVPARFVTGYTSGEDLGNGTHVVRGLHSHAWVEVYFPDTGWVRFDPTPSGPRQTAEDARIAEAQQSGLDNIDYGEPNGTTPIPSNGTDTPNGTGAESPSTPGEVTTTDPTNGTQPPADGFAEAVPTAGPSDGGAGPFPTMPTRRTLVVALIGLVGVAAGARRTTMAERAIGLLSVQFQRRRDPDSDVRRAYDRLGTLLEREHRARRPGETPRAYVESLPTGESRSAAEARRVVELYERAQYGDGVTEREADEAVSTVDRLVRASTPILRWLR; encoded by the coding sequence ATGAGTTCGATTCCGGGCGGACGGTCGCGGCGCGTCGACGGCGAGAGGGGCCTCGCGTTCGTCGGCCTGACTGCGCTGACCGGGGCCTACGCGAGCGTCCTGTGGCGCGTCACGGACGTCGTCGGCGGGAGTCCCGAGTTCGCCGCCGTCGTCGTCGCGTCGATCGCGCTCGCGGCGCTCGTGGGGCGGTACGTCGGCGTCCGCGTGGCGCTGGGAGTCACCTCGGGACTCCTGTTTCTGGGCCTTCTGACCTACCTCTTCGCGCTGCCGCAGAGCCAGGTGGCGTTGCTGACGCCCGAGCGCGTAGTCAACGACACGCTGGCCCTGCTGACTGGGCTGTCGATCCTCCGCCTCGTCGGCGCGGGGGTGTGGGCGATCGCCGTCGTCCCCGGCCCGGTGTTCCTCTCGTGGTATCTCGCCGTCAGGCGGCGGTACGTCTCGGCGGTGGTCGCGGGGAGCCTCGCGCTCGCGCTCGTCGTGCTGACCGGCGACGCCGACGCCGTGGCGACCGTCGTCGGCGTGCTCGGGGCGACGACGACGGTCGCGGCGTCCACGTTCGAGCGTCACGGCGGCGGACTGGCGCAGGCCGACGTGCTGACCGCGCTGCTCGCGGCGATGATCGTCGTCTCGGCGACGTTCTCGGTCGTCCCGGGGGCGGCGGGGTCGCCGCTCCTGCCGGACCGCGGCGCGCCGACCGTCGAGGCCAGCATCGTCGAGTCCCGGGACAACGTCGACATCGTCGGGAGCATCCGCCTCTCGCCCGACGTTCGATTCACGGTCGAGAGCCCCCGGTCCGAGTACTGGCAGACGGCCGCCTACGATCGCTACACGGGCGACGGCTGGGTCCGGACGGGCAACACGCGCCCGTACGACGGTCGGCTCTCCGGTCCACCGGGGTCGACGCGCGAACTCGAACAGACCGTCACCGCGGAGGCGCCGCTCTCGATCCTCCCGGCGGCGTGGAAGCCGGTCGACGTCGGCGGCGCGGTGGCGTCCGAGACGGTCGTCACCCCACAGGGCGGGATCCGACCGGAGACGACGTTGCAGGCCGGCGAGAACTACACCGTCACGAGTCGCGTGCCGAACTCGACGAGCGAGCGGCTCCGGGCGGCCGGGACCGACTACCCCGATCGCGTGTCCTCGTCGTACCTCCAGTTGCCGGAGAGCACGACCGACCGCGTCCGCGAACGGGCCGAGACCGTCGCGGGCGAGGAGGAGACGCCCTACGACAAGGCCGTCGCGATCGAGTCCTACCTCGAAGAGAACAAGGAGTACTCCCTGAGCGTCCCGCGCCCGACCGGCGACGTCGCCGACGCCTTCCTCTTCGAGATGGACGCCGGCTACTGTACCTACTACGCGACGACGATGGTCGTGATGCTCCGCTCGCAGGGGGTCCCGGCGCGCTTCGTGACCGGCTACACCTCCGGCGAGGACCTCGGAAACGGCACGCACGTCGTCCGCGGTCTCCACTCCCACGCGTGGGTCGAGGTCTACTTCCCCGACACCGGCTGGGTCCGGTTCGATCCGACGCCGTCGGGACCGCGACAGACCGCAGAGGACGCCCGGATCGCGGAGGCGCAACAGAGCGGCCTCGATAACATCGACTACGGCGAGCCGAACGGGACGACGCCGATACCGAGCAACGGGACCGACACCCCGAACGGCACCGGCGCGGAGAGCCCGTCGACGCCGGGTGAGGTCACCACCACGGACCCGACGAACGGAACGCAGCCCCCCGCCGACGGGTTCGCAGAAGCCGTGCCGACCGCGGGCCCATCGGACGGCGGAGCGGGTCCGTTCCCGACGATGCCCACCCGGCGGACGCTCGTCGTCGCGCTGATCGGCCTCGTCGGCGTCGCCGCGGGGGCACGCCGGACGACGATGGCGGAGCGAGCGATCGGACTGCTCTCCGTCCAGTTCCAGCGCCGTCGCGACCCGGACTCCGACGTTCGCCGCGCCTACGACAGGCTGGGCACCCTCCTCGAACGGGAGCACCGAGCGCGCCGTCCGGGGGAGACGCCGCGGGCCTACGTCGAATCGCTGCCGACGGGCGAGTCGCGTTCGGCGGCGGAAGCCAGACGGGTCGTCGAACTGTACGAACGGGCGCAGTACGGCGACGGCGTCACGGAGCGCGAGGCCGACGAGGCGGTGTCGACGGTCGATCGGCTGGTTCGCGCGTCGACGCCGATCCTCCGGTGGCTTCGGTGA
- a CDS encoding DUF58 domain-containing protein: protein MTPNLRPTRRGYAVLAVGAGALAAGAVFGPRTLDAVVLPIAVALVAAVVQVWRAPEPSIERRLPPAAESGTTGVVELTLDAPESYPATVRDRLPADVRGEPGDNGAATAGDGAVTAGSGTTTAGDGAATAGSGTTTAGDREAVIEATVGGDAVTYDVTPKRRGEHEIGPASVVATDVLGLVERTREVDARDALVAFPRVRSLSGAVRADLRAASRSRSAAGRDEFDGLREYVRGDALRDVHWKSSAKRDGLVVREFTADADPEHVTVAAGTVTGETRVGVERPEDDGGGTGDGSARTNDDGAADAMAEAAASVCLSLVRDGAGVTLTTPSGSVEAAAGRRRELLDHLAVVEGGPVPRESADVEIVAGADSTTVRFDGRERDFETLVDGGDVVEGRATRSVAADGGVTGSVAADGGATGPVADPEAAASVEHREAPDEHGSGAVSR from the coding sequence ATGACGCCGAACCTCAGGCCGACGCGACGGGGGTACGCGGTCCTCGCCGTAGGGGCCGGTGCGCTCGCCGCCGGCGCGGTGTTCGGGCCGCGGACGCTCGACGCCGTCGTGCTTCCGATCGCGGTCGCGCTGGTCGCGGCGGTCGTCCAGGTCTGGCGCGCACCGGAACCGTCGATCGAGCGGCGGCTCCCGCCCGCCGCCGAGTCCGGAACGACCGGCGTCGTCGAACTGACGCTCGACGCGCCGGAGTCGTATCCCGCCACGGTCAGAGACCGGCTCCCGGCCGACGTTCGGGGCGAGCCGGGGGACAACGGAGCGGCGACGGCCGGGGACGGAGCGGTGACGGCCGGGAGCGGAACGACGACGGCCGGGGACGGAGCGGCGACGGCCGGGAGCGGAACGACGACGGCCGGGGACCGGGAAGCGGTGATCGAAGCGACCGTCGGCGGCGACGCCGTGACCTACGACGTCACCCCGAAGCGTCGCGGCGAGCACGAGATCGGTCCCGCGTCGGTCGTCGCGACTGACGTCCTCGGACTCGTCGAACGGACCCGCGAGGTCGACGCCCGCGACGCGCTGGTCGCCTTCCCGCGCGTGCGGTCGCTGTCGGGTGCCGTCCGGGCGGACCTCAGGGCGGCGTCTCGGTCCCGTTCCGCGGCGGGGCGCGACGAGTTCGACGGCCTGCGCGAGTACGTGCGGGGCGACGCGCTCAGGGACGTCCACTGGAAGTCCTCGGCGAAGCGCGACGGCCTCGTGGTCCGGGAGTTCACCGCCGACGCCGACCCCGAACACGTCACCGTCGCCGCCGGGACCGTCACCGGAGAGACGAGAGTCGGCGTGGAGCGGCCGGAAGACGACGGTGGGGGTACAGGAGACGGAAGCGCGCGGACGAACGACGACGGCGCGGCCGACGCGATGGCCGAAGCGGCCGCGTCGGTGTGCCTCTCGCTCGTTCGCGACGGAGCGGGCGTCACGCTGACGACACCCTCGGGGAGCGTGGAGGCGGCCGCCGGTCGACGCCGCGAACTGCTCGATCACCTCGCCGTGGTCGAAGGCGGCCCAGTCCCCAGGGAATCGGCCGACGTGGAGATCGTCGCCGGAGCCGATTCGACGACGGTCCGGTTCGACGGCCGGGAACGCGACTTCGAGACGCTGGTCGACGGCGGTGACGTCGTCGAGGGGCGGGCCACCCGATCCGTCGCCGCCGACGGAGGGGTGACCGGATCCGTCGCCGCCGACGGAGGAGCGACCGGACCCGTCGCAGATCCGGAGGCGGCGGCGAGCGTCGAGCACAGGGAGGCCCCGGATGAACACGGGTCGGGAGCGGTGTCGAGATGA
- a CDS encoding AAA family ATPase, with translation MTDADAVPDPEPRSSSVSRLDIDEATELTTRIVDNVERVIVGHRDAIEHILVTLFARGNLLLEDVPGVGKTMLARAVATSLDCSFNRVQFTPDLLPSDVTGVSVFNEKTREFEFQPGPVFANVVLGDEINRAPPKTQAALLEVMAEGQVTVDGETHPVPDPFTVIATQNDVEPGRTYELPVAEVDRFTKKIRLGYPTEAEETELLGRVAGEHPIESLDAVATVEDVRRARATVAGVTVREPVRAYVSRLAGYTREHARLGASPRGAIALVRASQARAMFEGRGYVLPDDVQTEAPTVLSHRIRTDSSVDGREIVERALEDVAVE, from the coding sequence ATGACTGACGCAGACGCCGTCCCAGACCCGGAACCGCGGTCGAGTTCGGTCTCGCGGCTCGACATCGACGAAGCGACCGAGCTGACCACCCGGATCGTCGACAACGTCGAGCGCGTCATCGTCGGCCACCGCGACGCCATCGAACACATCCTGGTCACGCTCTTCGCCCGCGGCAACCTCCTGCTGGAAGACGTCCCCGGCGTCGGCAAGACGATGCTCGCGCGCGCGGTCGCGACCTCGCTGGACTGCTCGTTCAACCGCGTGCAGTTCACCCCCGACCTCCTCCCCTCCGACGTGACGGGCGTGAGCGTGTTCAACGAGAAGACCCGCGAGTTCGAGTTCCAGCCCGGCCCGGTGTTCGCGAACGTCGTCCTCGGCGACGAGATCAACCGCGCGCCGCCGAAGACGCAGGCGGCGCTGCTGGAGGTGATGGCCGAGGGACAGGTGACCGTCGACGGCGAGACCCACCCCGTTCCCGACCCCTTCACCGTCATCGCGACGCAGAACGACGTCGAACCCGGCCGTACCTACGAGCTGCCGGTCGCCGAGGTCGACCGGTTCACGAAGAAGATCCGCCTCGGCTATCCGACCGAGGCCGAGGAGACGGAGTTGCTCGGGCGGGTCGCCGGCGAGCACCCTATCGAGTCGCTCGACGCGGTGGCCACCGTCGAGGACGTCCGCCGAGCGCGCGCGACCGTCGCCGGCGTCACCGTGCGGGAACCCGTCCGCGCGTACGTCTCGCGGCTGGCGGGTTACACGCGGGAGCACGCCCGCCTGGGGGCGAGTCCGCGCGGGGCGATCGCGCTCGTCCGGGCGTCGCAGGCCCGCGCGATGTTCGAGGGTCGCGGGTACGTCCTCCCCGACGACGTTCAGACGGAGGCGCCGACGGTGTTGAGCCACCGGATCCGGACGGACTCGTCGGTCGATGGACGAGAGATCGTCGAGCGGGCGCTCGAAGACGTCGCCGTCGAGTGA
- the mutS gene encoding DNA mismatch repair protein MutS has translation MLARREELTPMLSQYLDLCEAHPDALVLFQVGDFYEAFCEAAETVARVCEVTLTQREDSTGTYPMAGIPIDNAASYLQSLLDADFRVAVADQVEDAEEASGLVDRAVTNVVTPGTVVDDELLDRASATYLGALVGGERGDDDTQKSTDNTGSAALATLDVSTGECQVTSATEDRIRDELERLAPAELLVASATDVDAGSLGFETMVTDHEAAAFDLDEADETLSGYVSEPTAVLDSPAERRAVGALLAYAEYTQGDDGALSYVSRVRRYDLRRSLRLDANAMRSLELFESRHPGRGETLLDALDRTACAPGRRKLEAWLRRPLIDRGEIERRHDAVGELLDRPLARETVRDHLAGVYDLERLAARVSRERANARDLRSLKATLDVVPEVKAALDDAESAALCDLRGDLDELREVRDLIDRAIVSDPPQEITEGGVIREGFDDELDEIRASEREGREWVSSLEERERERTGIDSLEVGYNQVHGYYIEVTNPNLDRVPDDYTRRQTLKNAERFYTPELKRREDEILSAAERADALEYEAFCEVRARVAEATDRLQSLAAALARLDVLASFAAVAASEHYVRPAMGAETLRIEEGRHPVVERTQEEFVPNGIDFDAGHVAVITGPNMSGKSTYMRQVALICLLAQAGSFVPATSAELPILDRIFTRVGASDDIAGGQSTFMREMSELTDILHDATEDSLVLLDEVGRGTSTADGLAIARATTEFVHEEVGATTLFATHYHDLTGLAEDLPNAFNLHFTVSKGDGAQASATDDEGEPSTTVDAPSASATESEVTFLHRVAEGPSSSSYGVEVAKLAGVPDRVVERAREYLRESSSRGDSASRDAESPHPTTDAEPTRPESTDAASNGRDDTLAAYVDGLDGSADRRRPDEAADRSRLDGSADSDADLTDAERAVLAELRDVDVARTTPLEALNTLEDLRRRLDE, from the coding sequence ATGCTCGCGCGTCGCGAGGAACTCACGCCGATGCTCTCGCAGTACCTCGATCTCTGTGAGGCCCACCCGGACGCGCTCGTGCTCTTTCAGGTGGGCGACTTCTACGAGGCGTTCTGCGAGGCCGCAGAGACGGTCGCCCGCGTCTGCGAGGTGACGCTCACCCAGCGCGAGGACTCGACGGGCACCTACCCGATGGCGGGGATCCCGATCGACAACGCGGCGTCGTACCTCCAGTCGCTGCTCGATGCGGACTTCAGAGTCGCCGTCGCCGACCAGGTCGAGGACGCCGAGGAGGCCTCGGGACTGGTCGACCGCGCGGTGACGAACGTCGTCACGCCGGGCACCGTCGTCGACGACGAGCTGCTCGACCGCGCGAGCGCGACGTACCTCGGCGCGCTCGTCGGCGGCGAGCGCGGCGACGATGACACACAAAAATCGACCGACAACACCGGCTCGGCCGCCCTCGCGACGCTCGACGTCTCGACGGGCGAGTGTCAGGTGACGAGCGCCACCGAGGACCGGATCCGCGACGAACTCGAACGCCTCGCGCCGGCGGAACTCCTCGTCGCGTCCGCGACTGACGTCGACGCCGGATCCCTGGGGTTCGAGACGATGGTGACCGATCACGAGGCGGCGGCGTTCGACCTCGACGAGGCGGACGAGACGCTCTCGGGGTACGTGTCGGAGCCGACGGCCGTCCTCGATTCGCCGGCCGAGCGGCGCGCCGTCGGCGCGCTCCTGGCGTACGCGGAGTACACCCAGGGCGACGACGGCGCGCTCTCGTACGTCTCCCGCGTCCGGCGGTACGACCTGCGGCGATCGCTCCGGCTCGACGCCAACGCGATGCGCAGCCTCGAACTGTTCGAGTCGCGCCACCCCGGCCGGGGCGAGACGCTGCTCGACGCACTCGACCGGACGGCGTGTGCGCCCGGCCGCCGGAAACTGGAGGCGTGGCTCCGCCGGCCGCTGATCGACCGGGGAGAGATCGAGCGCCGCCACGACGCCGTCGGCGAACTGCTCGACCGGCCGCTGGCCAGGGAGACCGTCCGCGACCACCTCGCGGGGGTGTACGACCTCGAACGCCTGGCCGCGCGGGTCTCCCGCGAGCGCGCGAACGCCCGGGACCTCCGCTCGCTGAAGGCGACGCTCGACGTCGTCCCGGAGGTGAAGGCCGCGCTCGACGACGCCGAGTCGGCGGCGCTCTGTGACCTCCGGGGCGACCTCGACGAACTGCGCGAGGTCCGCGACCTGATCGACCGGGCGATCGTCTCCGACCCGCCGCAGGAGATCACCGAGGGCGGGGTGATCCGTGAGGGGTTCGACGACGAACTCGACGAGATCCGCGCGAGCGAGCGGGAGGGCCGCGAGTGGGTCTCCTCGCTGGAGGAGCGCGAGCGCGAGCGGACCGGTATCGACTCCCTCGAAGTCGGGTACAACCAGGTCCACGGCTACTACATCGAGGTGACGAACCCGAACCTCGATCGCGTTCCCGACGACTACACTCGGCGGCAGACGCTGAAGAACGCCGAGCGGTTCTACACCCCCGAACTGAAGCGCCGCGAGGACGAGATCCTCTCGGCGGCCGAGCGCGCCGACGCCCTGGAGTACGAGGCGTTCTGCGAGGTGCGCGCTCGGGTCGCGGAGGCGACGGACAGGCTCCAGTCGCTCGCGGCGGCGCTCGCCCGGCTGGACGTCCTGGCCTCCTTCGCCGCCGTCGCCGCGAGCGAGCACTACGTCCGGCCCGCGATGGGCGCGGAGACGCTCCGGATCGAGGAGGGCCGGCACCCGGTAGTCGAGCGCACGCAGGAGGAGTTCGTCCCCAACGGGATCGACTTCGACGCGGGTCACGTCGCCGTCATCACGGGGCCGAACATGAGCGGGAAGTCGACGTATATGCGGCAGGTCGCGCTGATTTGCCTGCTCGCGCAGGCCGGGTCGTTCGTCCCCGCGACGTCGGCGGAACTGCCCATCTTGGATCGCATCTTCACCCGGGTCGGCGCGTCCGACGACATCGCGGGCGGGCAGTCGACGTTTATGCGCGAGATGTCGGAGCTGACGGACATCCTCCACGACGCCACGGAGGACTCGCTGGTCCTCCTCGACGAGGTCGGCCGCGGCACCTCGACGGCCGACGGCCTCGCCATCGCCCGCGCGACGACCGAGTTCGTCCACGAGGAGGTGGGCGCGACCACGCTGTTCGCCACGCACTACCACGACCTGACCGGCCTCGCCGAGGACCTCCCGAACGCGTTCAACCTCCACTTCACCGTGAGCAAGGGCGACGGAGCGCAGGCGTCGGCGACGGACGACGAGGGAGAGCCCTCGACGACAGTGGACGCGCCGTCCGCTTCTGCGACCGAGTCGGAGGTGACCTTCCTCCACCGCGTCGCAGAGGGCCCCTCGTCCTCGTCCTACGGCGTCGAGGTGGCCAAGCTCGCCGGCGTCCCGGACCGAGTCGTCGAGCGTGCCCGGGAGTACCTCCGGGAGTCGTCGTCGCGAGGCGACTCGGCGTCGCGGGACGCCGAATCACCCCACCCGACGACGGACGCGGAGCCGACGCGACCGGAGTCGACGGACGCGGCGTCGAACGGCCGCGACGACACGCTCGCCGCCTACGTCGACGGGCTCGACGGGTCCGCCGATCGAAGACGCCCCGACGAGGCCGCCGACCGGAGTCGACTCGACGGGTCCGCCGACAGCGACGCCGACCTCACCGACGCCGAGCGCGCCGTCCTCGCGGAACTCCGCGACGTCGACGTCGCCCGCACGACCCCGCTCGAAGCGCTCAACACGCTGGAGGACCTACGACGCAGACTGGATGAGTGA
- the mutL gene encoding DNA mismatch repair endonuclease MutL gives MSDDSPGSAAEDRAVRRLDDATVASVAAGEVITRPADVVVELVENALDAEATRIDVDVAGDGTERIRVRDDGRGMSRRDAELAVERHTSSKLAPDAAVSAVDTLGFRGEALASIATVARLELRTNDGGPRGTRVVAEGAPEAMRTDPVGRGRGTTVTVRDLFGETPARRESLGASRTEFARVSDAVSRYALVRPDVAFSLTHDGSDVFSTPGTGAYDDALLGVYDREVAGRATELDAGRRVESEGADADEHGEITLSGTLAPPSLTRARRDHVYVAVDGRPVRNERLGRAVVAGYGDLLPDDRAPIAVVSISLPESWADHNVHPRKRTVRLRNPDEVEQAVESAVRDALSTVDRRRSEDLSMDLGDSLEPVSDTESAFDDVSVIGQFRDLYLLCERDDDLLVVDQHAAHERINYERLRDAVDGETPTATVDPPARVELTPAQYATVASSTDELAALGYDLDPFGETTVRVRSVPAPMGRAAAPESVRDAVDAIRGGTTPESGRDALLKDLACHPSLKAGDELTDERAAALLERLGECENPYACPHGRPTVLAVEEETLVRGFGRRGTRME, from the coding sequence ATGAGTGACGATTCGCCGGGCTCGGCGGCCGAGGACCGAGCGGTTCGACGCCTCGACGACGCCACGGTCGCGAGCGTCGCCGCCGGCGAGGTGATCACACGGCCGGCCGACGTCGTCGTCGAACTGGTCGAGAACGCGCTCGACGCCGAGGCGACCCGGATCGACGTCGACGTCGCGGGCGACGGCACCGAGCGGATCCGCGTCCGCGACGACGGCCGCGGGATGAGCCGGCGGGACGCCGAACTCGCGGTCGAGCGCCACACGTCGAGCAAACTCGCGCCCGACGCCGCGGTCTCCGCGGTCGACACGCTCGGCTTCCGGGGGGAGGCGCTCGCGAGCATCGCGACCGTCGCGCGCCTCGAACTCCGGACGAACGACGGCGGGCCGCGCGGGACCCGCGTCGTCGCCGAGGGCGCGCCAGAAGCGATGCGGACGGACCCGGTGGGGCGGGGCCGGGGGACGACTGTCACCGTCCGGGACCTGTTCGGCGAGACGCCCGCCCGCCGGGAGTCCCTCGGGGCCTCCAGAACGGAGTTCGCGCGCGTGAGCGACGCCGTCTCCAGGTACGCCCTCGTCCGTCCGGACGTCGCGTTCTCGCTGACCCACGACGGTTCCGACGTCTTTTCGACGCCCGGCACGGGCGCGTACGACGACGCGCTCCTCGGCGTCTACGACCGCGAGGTCGCCGGGCGGGCGACCGAACTCGACGCCGGCCGGCGCGTCGAGTCGGAGGGGGCCGACGCGGACGAACACGGCGAGATCACGCTCTCGGGGACGTTGGCACCGCCGTCTCTCACCCGCGCGCGCCGAGATCACGTCTACGTCGCGGTCGACGGACGACCCGTCCGCAACGAGCGACTCGGGCGCGCCGTCGTCGCGGGGTACGGCGACCTGCTCCCCGACGACCGCGCGCCGATCGCCGTCGTCTCGATTTCGCTCCCCGAGTCGTGGGCGGACCACAACGTCCACCCGCGAAAGCGGACGGTCCGACTCCGCAACCCAGACGAGGTCGAGCAGGCGGTCGAGTCGGCCGTCCGCGACGCGCTCTCGACGGTCGACCGCCGCCGGAGCGAAGACCTCTCGATGGACCTCGGCGACTCGCTGGAACCGGTCTCGGACACTGAGTCCGCCTTCGACGACGTCTCCGTGATCGGGCAGTTCCGGGACCTCTACCTTCTGTGTGAGCGCGACGACGACCTCCTCGTCGTCGACCAGCACGCGGCGCACGAGCGGATCAACTACGAGCGCCTCCGCGACGCGGTCGACGGCGAGACCCCGACGGCGACGGTCGACCCGCCGGCGCGCGTCGAACTGACGCCGGCGCAGTACGCGACGGTCGCGTCCTCGACCGACGAGTTGGCCGCGCTCGGCTACGACCTCGACCCGTTCGGCGAGACGACGGTGCGCGTCCGGTCGGTCCCCGCGCCGATGGGCCGGGCGGCCGCCCCCGAGAGCGTCCGCGACGCCGTCGACGCGATCCGCGGGGGAACGACGCCGGAGTCCGGTCGCGATGCGCTGTTGAAGGACCTCGCGTGCCACCCGTCGCTGAAGGCCGGCGACGAACTCACCGACGAACGGGCCGCGGCGCTCCTCGAACGACTCGGTGAGTGTGAGAACCCCTACGCCTGCCCGCACGGTCGCCCGACCGTCCTCGCCGTCGAAGAGGAGACGCTCGTGCGGGGGTTCGGTCGGCGCGGCACGCGGATGGAGTGA
- a CDS encoding DUF7573 domain-containing protein, with protein MARDRSLDEFAVDGASDAADRESTADGEDGSADEEADGPEEEASRGSAEETSRESTDEASQTTDTASDPIGDAEVEPATATYQWDPEGVECPGCGRTVDRLWLQGDERVCADCKEW; from the coding sequence ATGGCGCGGGATCGCTCGCTGGACGAGTTCGCGGTCGACGGGGCGAGCGACGCGGCGGACCGAGAGTCGACGGCGGACGGAGAAGACGGTTCTGCGGACGAGGAGGCCGACGGACCGGAAGAGGAAGCGTCCCGGGGATCGGCCGAGGAAACGTCCCGGGAATCGACCGACGAGGCGTCCCAAACCACTGACACCGCGTCCGACCCCATCGGAGACGCCGAGGTCGAACCCGCGACGGCGACGTACCAGTGGGACCCCGAGGGCGTCGAGTGTCCCGGCTGCGGCCGGACTGTCGATCGCCTCTGGCTGCAGGGCGACGAGCGCGTCTGTGCGGACTGCAAGGAGTGGTGA
- a CDS encoding coenzyme F420-0:L-glutamate ligase, with the protein MELFAVPDLPEVRAGHDLAALIRERVDLRPDDVVCVASTVVSKAEGRSADLAEFPAGPRAREVAANLEARTGKERDPRFAQAVLEESVEVLLEAPFLLTETRFGHVGVNAGIDRSNVPDGDLLLLPERPSESAERIRKGLPADRVVVTDTCGRPFREGQRGVAIGWAGLAPGRDWRGETDRDGRELSVAVESVVDELAAAANLLAGEGDGGTPVVVVRDFEWGDHGEHDAHFREVETDVIRRAIRAWTGE; encoded by the coding sequence ATGGAACTGTTCGCCGTCCCCGACCTCCCGGAGGTGCGAGCGGGTCACGACCTCGCGGCGCTGATCCGCGAGCGCGTCGACCTCCGCCCCGACGACGTCGTCTGCGTCGCCTCGACGGTGGTCTCGAAGGCCGAGGGTCGAAGTGCCGACCTCGCGGAGTTCCCCGCCGGCCCGCGGGCGAGAGAGGTCGCCGCGAATCTCGAAGCGCGCACCGGGAAAGAGAGAGACCCCCGATTCGCCCAGGCCGTCCTCGAAGAGAGCGTCGAGGTGCTCCTGGAGGCGCCGTTTCTCCTGACGGAGACGCGCTTCGGCCACGTCGGCGTCAACGCCGGCATCGACCGCTCGAACGTGCCGGACGGCGACCTCCTCCTGTTGCCGGAGCGCCCCTCCGAGAGCGCAGAGCGGATCCGGAAGGGACTCCCGGCGGATCGAGTCGTCGTCACCGACACCTGCGGGCGGCCGTTCCGGGAGGGCCAGCGCGGCGTCGCGATCGGCTGGGCCGGCCTCGCGCCCGGCCGCGACTGGCGCGGCGAGACCGACCGCGACGGCCGCGAACTCTCCGTCGCCGTCGAGAGCGTCGTCGACGAACTCGCCGCGGCGGCGAACCTCCTCGCCGGCGAGGGCGACGGCGGCACGCCCGTCGTCGTCGTCCGCGACTTCGAGTGGGGCGACCACGGCGAGCACGACGCGCACTTCCGCGAGGTCGAGACCGACGTGATCCGGCGGGCGATCCGCGCGTGGACGGGCGAGTGA
- a CDS encoding metallophosphoesterase family protein, whose translation MTVELALVSDTHVPSRADSIPAWVEDRIRAADHVVHAGDFDSAAAYERIVDLAGGEGSLTAVVGNIDPPSLDLPVVETLRVEDVAFVLTHGAGPRRGYESRVAETVRKEGGPEAVGVAGHTHEPLDEVVDGVRLLNPGSATGAPPGSEPTMYAATVDGEAVSVTLHRGDGG comes from the coding sequence ATGACCGTCGAACTCGCGCTCGTCAGCGACACGCACGTGCCCTCCCGCGCCGACTCGATTCCGGCGTGGGTCGAAGACCGGATCCGCGCCGCCGACCACGTCGTCCACGCCGGCGACTTCGACAGCGCGGCCGCCTACGAACGGATCGTCGACCTGGCCGGCGGCGAGGGGTCGCTCACGGCCGTCGTCGGCAACATCGATCCCCCGTCTCTCGACCTGCCGGTCGTCGAGACGCTCCGCGTCGAGGACGTCGCGTTCGTCCTCACGCACGGGGCGGGCCCCCGACGCGGGTACGAGTCCCGGGTCGCCGAAACGGTTCGGAAGGAGGGCGGCCCGGAGGCCGTCGGCGTCGCGGGACACACTCACGAGCCCCTCGACGAAGTCGTCGACGGCGTACGGCTGCTCAACCCCGGGAGCGCGACCGGAGCGCCCCCCGGATCGGAGCCGACGATGTACGCCGCGACGGTCGACGGCGAGGCGGTGTCGGTGACGCTGCACCGCGGCGACGGCGGGTAG